In the Triticum aestivum cultivar Chinese Spring chromosome 2B, IWGSC CS RefSeq v2.1, whole genome shotgun sequence genome, tcaagtgaagaagcccaagtctggtcctaagcctgagactaagtgcttctactgcaaagggattggtcactggaagcggaactaccccaagtgattggcggataagaaggatggcaaagtgaacataagtatatttgatatacatgttattgatgtgtactttactagtgtttatagcaacccctcggtacttggtactggttcagttgctaagagtagtaactcgaaacgggagttgcagaataaacagaaactagttaagggtgaagtgacgatgtgtgttgaaagtagtttcaagattgatatgatcatcatcgcacactccctatactttcgggattagtgttgaacctaaataaatgttatttggtgtttgcgttgagcatgaatatgatttgatcgtgtttattgcaatacggttattcatttaagtaagagaataaactgttgttctgtttacatgaataaaaccttatatggttacacacccaatgaaaatggttcattggacctcgattgtagtgatacacatattcataatattgaaaccaaaagatgcaaagttaataatgatagtgcaacttatttgtggcactgccgtttaggtcatattggtgtaaagcgcatgaagaaactccatgctgatgggattttggaatcacttgattatgaatcatttgatgcttgcgaaccgtgcctttgggcgagatgactaaaactctgttcttcggaacaatggtacgagcaacaaacttgttggaaataatacatactgatgtatgcagaccaatgagtattaaggctcgcggcaggtatcgttattttctgaccttcacagatgatttgagcagatatgggtatatctacttgatgaaacataagtctgaaatagttgaaaagttcaaagaatttcagagtgaagtggaaaaatcatcgtaacaagaaaaataaaatttctatgatctgatcgtggagacgaatatttgagttatgagtttggtcttcatttgaaacaatgtgaaatagtttcgcaactcacgccatctggaacaccacaatataatggtgtgtccaaacgtcgtaatcgtactttactagatatggtgcgatctatgatgtatcttactgatttaccgctatcgttttggggttatgctttagagacggccgcattcacgttaaatagggcaccatcaaaatccgttgagacgacgccttatgaactgtggtttggcaagaaaccaaagttgtcgtttcttaaagcttggagttgcgatgcttatatgaaaaaaggtcttcaactagataagctcgaacccaaattagagaagtgcgtcttcatagaatacccaaaggaaactattgggtacaccttctatcacagatccgaaggcaagttattcgttgctaagatggatcctttctagaaaaggagtttctctcgaaagaagtgagtgggaggaaagtagaacttgatgaggtaattgtaccttctcccttattggaaagtagttcatcacagaaatcagtttcagtgactactacaccaattagtgaggaagttaatgatgatgatcatgaaacttcagattaagttactacagaatctcgtaggtcttacagagtaagatccgcaccagagtggtacggtaatcctgttctggaagttatgttactagaccatgacgaacctacgaactatgaagaagcgatggtgagcccagattccgcaacatggcttgaggccatgagatctaagataagatccatgtatgaaaacaaagtatggactttgattgacttgcccaatgatcggcgagacattgagattaaatggatcttcaagaggaagacagacgctgatagtgttactatctacaaagctagaattgttgcaaaaaggttttcgacaagttcaaggtgttgactacgatgagagtttttcactcgtatctatgcttaagtctatctgaatcatgttagcaattgccgcattttatgaaatctggcaaatggataaacaaaactgcattccttaatggttttcttaaagaagagttgtatatgatgcaaccagaaggttttgtcaatcctaaaggtgctaaaaaattgtgcaagctccagcgatccatctatggactggtgcaagcatctcggagttggaatatatgctttgatgagttgatcaaagcatatggttttatacagacttttgaagaagtctgtatttacaagaaattgagtgggagctctgtagcatttctaatattatatgtagatgacatattgttaattggaaatgatatggaaattctggatagcatgaaaggatacttgaataagagtttttcaaagcaagacctcggtgaagctgcttacacattgagcatcaagatctatatagatagatcaagacgcttgataagatttttcaatgagtacataccttgataaatttttgaaatagttcaaaatggaacagtcaaataaaggagttctttcctgtgttacaaggtgtgaagttgagtaagactcaagacccgaccattgcagaaaatagaaagagaatgaaaagtcattccctatgcctcagtcataggttctataaagtatgctatgctgtgaacagacctattgtataccttgctctgtgtttggcaaaggaatacaattttgatctaataagtagatcactggtcatgggtcaagaatatccttagtgaggactaaggagatgtttctcgattatggaggtgataaaagagcccgtcgtaaaagttacaatgatgcaagcttttacaccaatccagatgactctaagtctcaatctggatacatattaaaagtgggagaaattagctagagtagctccgtgcagagcattgtggacatagaatatttgcgaaatacatacggctctgaatatgacagacccgttgactaagcttctctcacgagcaaaacatgatcataccttagtactcttttgggtgttaatcacacagcgatgtgaactagattattgactctagtaaaccctttgggtgttgatcacatgatgatgtgaactatgggtattaatcacatgcagatgtgaatattggtgttaaatcacatagcgatgtgaactagattattgactctagtgcaagtgggagactgaaggaaatatgcactagaggcaataataaagttattatttatttccttattccatgataaatgtttattattcatgctagaattgtattaaccggaaacataatacatgtgtgaatacatagacaaacatagtgtcactagtatgcctctacttgactagctcgtgaatcaaagatggttaagtttcctagccatggacaaaagagttgtcatttgattaataggatcacatcattaggagaatgatgtgattgacatgacccattccgttagcctagcacttgatcgtttaatatgttgctattgctttcttcatgacttatacatgttcctgtaactatgagattatgcaactcccgtttaccggaggaacactttgggtgctaccaaacgtcacaacgtaactgggtgattataaaggagtactacaggtgtctccgaaggtacatgttgggttggcgtatttcgagattaggttttgtcactccgattgtcggagaggtatctctgggccctctcggtaatgcacatcactataagccttgcaagcaatgtagctaatgagttagttacggaatgatgcattacgtaacgagtaaagagacttgccggtaacgagattgaactaggtattggataccgacgatcgaatctcgggcaagtaacataccgatgacaaagggaacaaagtatgttgttatgcggtttgaccgataaagatcttcgtagaatatgtaggagccaatatgggcatccaggttccgctattggttattgaccaagaatagttctaggtcatgtctacatagttttcgaacccgtagggtccgcacgcttaaggtttcgataacagttatattatgagtttatgagttttgatgtaccgaaggagttcggagtcccggatgagatcggggacatgacgaggagtctcgaaatggttgagacgtaaagatcgatatattggacgactatattcggagttcggaaaggttccgagtgattcgggtatttttcggagtaccggagagttacgagaattcgccggggagtatatgggcattattgggccatacaggaattgaggagagaggccgaaaggaaggaggcgcgcagcccccctctggtccgaattggacaaggggtgcagcccctctttccttcctcctctccccctctttcccccttctcctactccaacaaggaaggagggagtcctactcccggtgggagtaggactccccttggcgcgcctctccctggccggccgcctcctccccttgctcctttatatacgggggcaggggggcaccccatggaacacaagttgatctacggatcgttccttagccgtgtgcggtgcccccctccaccatattccatctcggtcatatcgtcgcggaatttaggcgaagccctgcgccggtagagcatcatcatcgtcaccacgccgtcgtgctgacggaaatcatccccgaagctttgctggatcggagcccggggatcgtcattgagttgaacgtgtgctgaactcggaggtgccgtacgttcggtacttggatcggtcggatcgtgaagacgtacgactacatcaaccgcgttatcataacgcttccgcttacggtctacgagggtacgtggacaacactctctcctctcattgctatgccatcaccataatcttacgtgtacgtaggaaattttttgaaattactacgttccccaacagtaggtgtaacaatggtattgatgtcctcatcagaaatgATTCTAAGTAGGCACAATATTCATAAAATAGAATCAGTAGCACCAAGATATGGTAGATATTGTCGCCATCAGGCTTTAGCATTCAAGTGGTTGTCATAAAGCCATTATTGACATCGTCAAGTCTGAAGCACCAAAATATTACCGCCATGAAGTTTTATCTTCCAAGTAGTTGTCATGTGATCATTACCGGCATCATCAAATCGCACACACCAAAAGATTACCGCCATTGGGTCTTAGCATCCAAATACTAGGCGATTTTGCAATGTCAATTGGCTGTTCAATATTTTTGTTtaaatttaacatttttaaaaatgcaaaaaaaataagcATGTGTGCGCTcactaatattctagaaaaaattcaGCTCAATTGGAGCAAAGAATTGTGAGATATTGGCAGTTCTTATTGGCTAATAATGTGGCTGTTTTTTTGTCACCGATGCACTTACAAACTAGACCCACTGTTAGGAATCATGTCAACACATTCAAATGATGTATTAGACCTAGCTACAAAAAattaccccaaaatatggtgttttATGCAACAAAACATGTAAAGTGGGTGTTCTGTGCAAACTAGCACCAAAAGTAAGTGGTTTGTGCAATTTCCTCTCTCCGCGGGAGCTGAGTCGCCGCCGAAGAAGGGCCCAGCCATGGCTTACCCCCAGATTCGAACGGAGGAGGGGCTCCGAGCACAACCAGAGACCACCCGCAGTGAAGAACGCCGCCGAGGCCACCCAGCGTGCCGCACGCTCCCAAAAAACCACATCTCCGCCTCCGCCTGCTTACTGAAACCGCTCATCTCACGACTCGtttgtaaaataaataaataaaatgcagcCTTCAGATTTTGTGGACTAGGAGGCATCTACAGCCGGCACCCCAAACCCGGCCTGGTTAGCATGAGACATCGGCAAGAGTTTGTTTTAAGGCACGGTAAGGATGGCGATCCATGTCCGAACTTTCGGATGTGATTCAACTGAACACATGTAACATGAAAATCACAAACTTGATTGTTCAATCATTATATTTGAAAATACATCGAGGAAAAAAAGTAGCCTAGCACACCGAGCAACGCCTGGATTTCCAACGTTGCCCTACACGACGATTGATTGGTTGACACACAACGACACGACATCACCAGCAGGTGATTTATTCGGAAACCAAATGTGGAGCTACTACGAATAAGGTAGCATAGCAGCAGCGAGCACGTAGACGTGTATGGGCACACTTACGAAGGTGATGAAGCAATACCACTTCACTTCTTGCAGACCAGCCCGGCGCTGCCCTTGCCGCTGCCGCACATGGTGTCGGCCGGCTCGTCGATCATGTCCACCGCCCCGACGCGGACGACGTCCTCTCCGGCGAAGCGCGCCACCTCGCAGTCCGTGCCGAAGATGTCCGAGACCTGGTACTTTGCGGCACCCCCCATCACGGGTATCTTGGCGCCCATGTCAACCCCGGCGCTGACGTAGTCGGAGCGGTAGGTCTGGCCGAGCACGCCGTGCACGTCGGCGCTGATGGAGTGGAACTTGAACGCGACGTTGAGGTGCGCGAGGCTGTCGTCGGCGGTGAGGCCGTAGTCGTGGACCCTCGAGTCCTCCTCAGTCACCGGCACCGCGTTGGCGACGATGCGGAACCGGCCGTCGAGGCGCACCACCACGCCGTTGGCCGCGCCGATGCGGAAGACGGACAGCGCGGGCGCGGAGGCCGGGCTCCAGCTGGCGGCCGGCGCCGCGTCCAGCTCGACGGGCACGCCGTCGAAGGTGATGACGAGGCGGTCGACGGCGTTGTCCCAGGTGACCGTCCTCTTGACGCCGAGGTAGAGGCGGTGGCCACCGAAGCGGACGCCGAGCGCCTGCACCCATGTGAAGTCACGCGCCGCCTTCACGTTGAGCTTGCCGATGAAGTGCGCGTTGATGTGCAGGTTGGCGTCGGAGAGCAGGCAGAAGTCGGCGTCCCTGCGGCCGTGGAAGAGGAACTTGTTGCCGTCGCCACCCACGAAGCGCGGGTCGTAGCACTCCGTGCCGGCCAGTTCACACACTGTTGGGTTCCAATGATGCGTCAAGCACACGATCGAGCCGAGCAATCAGTAACTTTCTAACTGCGAAATGAATGCAAAAAACATGGACGTGTATGTGTGTGGTGTTCTTACTGCAGACGAGCTTGCAGCTGGGGCAGTGCACGTAGCAGAGGTCGCGGCAGCCGGCGGGGCACCGGCGCACCGGGATCATGCACTCTGGGGCCTGCGACGGGCTGCTCTGGTTGTAGCAGCTCACCACGGTGGGCTGCGCGCCGGGGCTCATGTAGACGGGTACCACGTTGGGGTCCGAAAGGATGGGGTTGTCCATCGGCTGGGCGCCGACCGTGACGAGGAATGCGGCGGCGCAGGCGAGCAGCACCACCGCGCACGGGCGCCGGACGGACGCCATCGATCACTGCTAGTCGGTCTCTGGGTGATCTTTCACTGCTGGTTGAGTGAAGCTGTTGCGAGTGCTCGTGATGGTGTGGTGGTGCAAGGCGTGGAACGCATTCTTTTATAGCCCGGGACGATCTGACTAAACGAGTGTCGTCGGAACCACGCATGGCTTTTAGTCCCGGAAGTCAACTGCCGCTCGATAGATGGCTCGGCTAGCTCCCAGAGTCCCCCGCCACATGAAACGATTCCACGCTTACCGTCCCGGCGAACGGTTGATTCAAATCCGGGGCGCTTGGTCTCGATCTTTGTGTCAAGTATCATCTGCTCTACGTTATGGCTAAGCACAATCTACATGCCCAGCCAGGACAAAAATTTATCCTCTTCAGAGAGAAACCAAGATTCAGATATAGCCTGGCCACCAAAAATTGCACGATATAGATAAAATCTTCAGTTGAAGAATACTCCTCCATGAGTAGGGTGCATACAATCTTCAGGGTAAAGGCGTAAGGCACGGCCTTAGAGGAACATGGTTAGTGTTCATCTTAACAGAGCACGAAGGTGTCAAGTTGTTATGTTGCTTCAGAAAGTTGCTCCAAGCTACGCTCTAGTCCGCTCTGTCATCGAAGACCACGAGAACAAGGAGAGTGCAACATTTTTAACGGACCAGAATGTGCAGACATCTGAGACTCTATGCGAAGACCTAACACAAAAAGTACGCCGTGAAGATGCATACAACGTCTAGATTTCTTGGCAACTAAATTGTGATgcgatggttaggaggacagtggtatcctcaCCCGGTAGAGTTTAAATCGTGGTGCTCATATTTAttctgaatttattttaggattttcggTGATAAGCGTTTAGTGGgagaagacgttcccgtcgactacgaggcgtctaccgacgacttcgtaaaatctcaagatgacatgccggctcagtctctcggaggtgctcataggggtaaccggtaaggtgtgtgtgtgtgagttcaTAGGATGAGTGTATGCATGTACGTATGAGCGTCTGCatttgtattgtgttaaaaaagtCTAGTTCGTTCACGATactaagagcattactagtagaaccctccaaccctcaaacccttatagcagtttaagggttgagaagtgccagtttttgacacttttaagggttgaaaaacaggggcaaagactagaaccctcaaacccaacccgtaAACTGCTTTGAGggttggatttgagggttctagtctttgcctcaaccCCAATCTTTAAAACTGTCATTTCATATAGCACACATTTCATCACATTTCATCATATGGCATATCACAAATTCCATCAcaattgacataaaacaataatcattctagttattattacaacaccgaataaaacaataatcattcaaATTATTACAACAATGTTTGAGCAAATTACACTAATTGTTCAAATCAAATAGGACATAGAAAAGTAAAACAAAGATACATCATGGGCCAATGCGCCGCCCATCCAACTGCCAGTGGTGCTCTACTAGATCATCCCGGAGCCGACCATGAGTGATTGCATCCTCAATCTGACGATGTGCTTGAAGAAAAGCGTGTATGCGAGAAGAGTTTCTTTCCGATTGCACACGGGTACCAACATTGTCATAGAAACAGGGGAGGTTTAACCCTCTCTCATCCTCTAGGATCATGTTGTGTAGAATCACACAACATTTCATGATGTTCATCAAGGTTTTTTTGTCCCAAAACCGGGTTGGACCACGAACTATGGCAAACCTTGCTTGCAAAACACCGAAAGCTCTCTCAATATCCTTGCGGGCTGCCTCTTGTGCCTTGGTGAAATGAGCATCTTTTCTTGTTAAGGGCACCCCATTTTTCTCCTTGATGGACTTCACAAGAGTTGCCCATTCAGGATAGATGCCATCGGTGAGATAGTATCCCATTGAGTACTCATTGTCCATGATTTTGTAGTTGCAAGCTGGAGCATCCCCAGAAATTAATCTTTTGAACAAAGGAGATCTATTGAGGATATTGATATCATTGAGTGTTCCCGGCAACCCAAaaaatgcatgccaaatccatgtgTCCTGAGATGCTACGGCCTCAAGCACAATGGTAGCATCACGGCTTTTACCGCAATACATTCCGTGCCATGCCTTTGGGCAATTTTTccacctccaatgcatgcaatcaagacTACCTAGCATCCCCGACCATCCCCTTTTTTCATTCATTTCCATTAATCTCTTTGTATCTTCCTCGTTTGGTGCTCGAAGATACTGCTCACCATACAACCGGATGACCAACTTGGCAAACCTACGGACCGACTCCGTGGTTGTATCTTGCccaatgcgaagatactcgtcGGTATAATCCGCGGGTATGCCATAAGCGAGTACCCGCATTGCCGTCGATatcttttgatatgcactaaacccCATGATACCGGCGGCGGATCTACGGCGTTTAAAGTAATATGAGGCGGCCTCACAATCGGTGACAATCTTCACAAACAAACTAcgccgcattcggtaccttctgcggAAGAGACGAGGAGGGTACGTAGGTACCTCGGAGAAGTAGTCTTCCATCAAATGTTCGTGTCCGAGAGCGCGGTTCCG is a window encoding:
- the LOC123041366 gene encoding uncharacterized protein is translated as MASVRRPCAVVLLACAAAFLVTVGAQPMDNPILSDPNVVPVYMSPGAQPTVVSCYNQSSPSQAPECMIPVRRCPAGCRDLCYVHCPSCKLVCMCELAGTECYDPRFVGGDGNKFLFHGRRDADFCLLSDANLHINAHFIGKLNVKAARDFTWVQALGVRFGGHRLYLGVKRTVTWDNAVDRLVITFDGVPVELDAAPAASWSPASAPALSVFRIGAANGVVVRLDGRFRIVANAVPVTEEDSRVHDYGLTADDSLAHLNVAFKFHSISADVHGVLGQTYRSDYVSAGVDMGAKIPVMGGAAKYQVSDIFGTDCEVARFAGEDVVRVGAVDMIDEPADTMCGSGKGSAGLVCKK